One Triticum dicoccoides isolate Atlit2015 ecotype Zavitan chromosome 4B, WEW_v2.0, whole genome shotgun sequence genomic window carries:
- the LOC119291831 gene encoding uncharacterized protein LOC119291831 produces the protein MAEEFELPEFNPRERAKQQISVPFLWEVKPGAPKRDWAISTKPAPTVFSCPSPAKLVVSVPFQWEEKPGKPLQDMSRFHAPSDRHAGFSVSPYSLNPFVAEDDEYTLGFDLEAFGFPDDGSKASTGAAEYADGSSRHGAWYSFSDSEDYSNSSGNTSARESQLPRAPSERSWEVANDDDHELTKPRSPLRSAFTLEELMMLSRKLGGGQGFPADVRKKSLSPSLSSVELIKKFLIVCS, from the exons ATGGCCGAGGAGTTCGAGCTGCCTGAATTCAACCCGAGGGAGCGCGCCAAGCAGCAGATTTCGGTGCCATTTCTCTGGGAGGTGAAGCCCGGCGCGCCGAAGAGGGACTGGGCGATCTCCACCAAGCCGGCGCCCACAGTCTTCTCATGTCCATCCCCGGCCAAGCTTGTTGTCAGTGTGCCGTTCCAGTGGGAAGAGAAGCCTGGGAAGCCCCTACAAGACATGTCACGCTTTCATGCACCGTCCGATCGTCATGCCGGCTTTTCGGTATCTCCTTACTCACTGAACCCTTTTGTGGCCGAAGATGATGAGTACACGCTGGGGTTCGACCTGGAAGCGTTCGGGTTTCCCGACGACGGCAGCAAGGCATCCACCGGCGCCGCGGAGTACGCGGACGGGTCGAGCCGCCATGGCGCCTGGTACTCGTTCTCGGACTCGGAGGACTACAGCAACTCCAGCGGGAACACGTCGGCCCGGGAGTCCCAGCTCCCCCGGGCGCCGTCGGAGCGGAGCTGGGAGGTGGCCAACGATGATGACCATGAGCTGACCAAGCCGCGGAGCCCTCTGAGGAGCGCGTTCACGCTGGAGGAGCTCATGATGCTGAGCCGCAAGCTGGGCGGCGGGCAAGGGTTCCCGGCCGATGTCAGGAAGAAGAGCCTCTCCCCCTCGCTGTCCTCCGTG GAGCTCATCAAGAAGTTTTTAATTGTGTGTTCTTAG